In Bacillus spongiae, a single genomic region encodes these proteins:
- a CDS encoding class I SAM-dependent methyltransferase: MNKTESLKINKEGWDKVAEEFFSACALPVYGPFAPSETELNLFDEVKSKKILEIGCGSGHSLQYLNEKGASELWGLDLSSSQIDTANKLLKQNQVKANLFVSPMETNPGIPENYFDIVCSIFALGWTTDLSATLRNIFSYLKPKGTFIFSWEHPLYSKIKYDGDHYIINDSYNSEGENKKESWRGVPIVMNQRKMSTFINELISTGFILEVIVEEFSGEVHNDCSPYDWYSSKRASLIPATMIVKCYKPF; encoded by the coding sequence ATGAACAAAACGGAATCACTCAAAATTAACAAAGAGGGTTGGGATAAGGTTGCTGAGGAGTTTTTTTCTGCCTGTGCCTTACCTGTTTATGGTCCCTTTGCACCTAGTGAAACGGAACTAAATCTTTTTGACGAAGTAAAATCGAAGAAAATATTAGAAATAGGGTGTGGAAGTGGTCACTCGTTACAATATTTGAACGAGAAAGGGGCAAGTGAATTATGGGGATTGGACTTATCGAGTTCTCAAATAGACACTGCCAATAAGTTATTAAAACAAAATCAAGTGAAGGCTAATTTATTTGTAAGCCCGATGGAAACAAACCCTGGAATACCAGAAAACTATTTTGATATAGTTTGTTCAATCTTTGCATTAGGCTGGACAACGGACCTTTCAGCAACTTTACGTAATATTTTTTCCTATTTAAAACCAAAGGGTACGTTTATATTTAGTTGGGAACACCCTTTATATAGTAAAATAAAGTATGATGGGGATCATTACATAATAAATGATTCTTATAATTCAGAGGGAGAGAATAAGAAGGAATCTTGGCGTGGAGTTCCCATTGTAATGAATCAAAGAAAAATGTCGACGTTTATAAATGAACTTATCAGTACAGGATTTATTCTTGAAGTGATAGTGGAAGAATTTAGTGGTGAAGTACATAATGATTGTAGTCCATATGATTGGTACTCATCTAAAAGAGCTTCTTTAATCCCAGCAACAATGATTGTTAAGTGTTATAAGCCTTTTTAA
- a CDS encoding HAD-IIIA family hydrolase: MKAVFLDRDGTIGGTGGGMHPFEFSMYEFAPKAIRLLNESGVKVFLFTNQTRVGRGYFTEDELLKGFKMMKQELGKHSAFLDDIFYCPHNPIDECECQKPNIGLLLEAQEKYNLDLKECYIVGDTGNSDMVAASKAGTKKVLVKTGWGEGSLTEYRDSWKGIDPDFIANDLVEAVNWITNDLQNLEFKSS; the protein is encoded by the coding sequence ATGAAAGCTGTTTTTTTAGACCGTGATGGTACTATTGGAGGAACTGGTGGTGGAATGCATCCGTTTGAATTTTCAATGTATGAATTTGCTCCTAAAGCTATAAGATTACTCAATGAGTCTGGAGTAAAAGTATTTCTCTTTACAAACCAAACAAGGGTTGGGAGAGGGTACTTTACAGAAGATGAACTATTAAAAGGATTCAAGATGATGAAACAGGAGTTAGGGAAACATTCTGCATTTTTAGACGACATTTTCTATTGTCCTCATAACCCTATTGATGAATGTGAATGTCAAAAACCTAATATTGGTTTATTGTTGGAGGCGCAGGAAAAATACAATTTAGACCTTAAAGAATGTTATATCGTTGGAGATACAGGAAATTCAGATATGGTAGCTGCTAGTAAAGCTGGTACCAAAAAGGTACTAGTTAAGACAGGCTGGGGAGAAGGTTCCCTTACTGAGTACCGTGATAGTTGGAAAGGGATTGATCCTGACTTCATCGCAAATGATTTAGTAGAGGCAGTAAATTGGATTACTAATGATTTACAAAATCTAGAGTTCAAGTCTTCATGA
- a CDS encoding NUDIX domain-containing protein, with protein sequence MFVVNVEGAIYSNGKWLLILRSEKEEHAGGTLSLVGGKCEVEGVSSDILERTLKREIYEEVGSEVNDLKYVNSSSFVTDSGINVIDIVFLCHHKLGEPYAKSSDEVEDVLWMTTSEILAHREIPAYLKKNIKLAEKTLQDNL encoded by the coding sequence ATGTTCGTCGTAAATGTAGAAGGTGCTATATACAGCAACGGTAAATGGCTATTAATCTTGAGAAGTGAAAAGGAGGAACACGCTGGAGGCACTCTTTCACTAGTAGGTGGAAAGTGTGAAGTGGAAGGAGTTTCATCTGATATTCTTGAAAGGACGTTAAAACGAGAAATCTATGAAGAAGTAGGCAGTGAAGTGAATGATCTTAAATATGTTAATAGTTCCTCCTTTGTTACCGATTCAGGAATAAATGTCATTGATATTGTGTTTCTTTGTCACCATAAGTTGGGCGAACCTTATGCTAAAAGCAGTGACGAAGTGGAAGACGTTCTTTGGATGACGACTTCAGAGATTCTTGCTCATAGGGAGATACCTGCTTATTTAAAGAAAAACATTAAGCTTGCAGAAAAAACACTACAAGATAATTTGTAG
- the aceB gene encoding malate synthase A encodes MTTKTVGLTIIGKVTEKYKEILTPEALQFIEQLERRFGVHRQDLLEARKEKQAKLNEGDTFAFLPETEHIRRCDWTIAPLPEKLQDRRVEITGPVDRKMVINALNSGAKSFMACFEDATSPTWENVIEGQLNLRDAVNETISFEGNGKQYELNEETAILNVRPRGLHLEERHLILDGKPISASLVDFGLFFFHNAARLVQQEKGPYFYLPKLESYLEARLWNDVFVYAQKYIGIPRGSIKATVLIETLPAVFEMDEILFELREHSAGLNCGRWDYIFSYLKKLREKEEMILPDRSQVTMTVPFMRKYSLLTIQTCHRRLAPAMGGMAAQIPVKNDERKNEEAFTKVRADKEREAMDGHDGTWVAHPGLVPVAYEAFNRELKDLPNQIDTKKQEDLTVSAEELIEVPQGQITEEGVRLNINVGIQYIASWLSGRGAVPIHNLMEDAATAEISRAQLWQWIRHPKGQLQDGRKVTMELYDKLKEEELEKICMEIGHEVYKESRFDEAVQLFDQLIKEDEFVDFLTLPGYEILTK; translated from the coding sequence ATGACCACAAAAACGGTTGGATTGACGATTATCGGTAAGGTGACGGAGAAGTACAAAGAGATATTGACACCAGAAGCCTTGCAGTTTATTGAACAGCTCGAAAGACGATTTGGTGTTCACCGTCAAGATTTACTGGAAGCGAGAAAGGAAAAACAAGCAAAGTTAAATGAGGGTGACACGTTTGCATTTTTACCTGAAACGGAACATATAAGAAGGTGCGATTGGACGATTGCTCCACTTCCTGAAAAGCTTCAAGACCGTCGCGTTGAAATAACAGGTCCTGTTGACCGGAAAATGGTCATTAATGCCCTTAACTCAGGTGCTAAAAGCTTTATGGCTTGTTTTGAAGACGCAACATCGCCTACATGGGAGAATGTGATTGAAGGACAACTTAACTTAAGGGATGCAGTGAATGAAACGATTTCATTTGAAGGAAATGGGAAGCAATATGAATTGAACGAGGAGACGGCCATTTTAAATGTGAGACCTCGTGGGCTTCATCTAGAAGAAAGGCACCTGATTTTAGATGGTAAACCAATTTCTGCTAGCTTAGTAGATTTTGGGCTGTTTTTCTTCCACAATGCTGCTCGTCTCGTACAGCAAGAGAAAGGACCGTATTTTTATTTACCGAAACTAGAAAGCTATTTAGAGGCTCGCTTATGGAATGATGTGTTTGTGTATGCACAAAAATATATTGGTATTCCAAGAGGGAGTATTAAAGCTACGGTATTAATTGAGACATTACCCGCGGTGTTTGAAATGGATGAAATATTGTTTGAATTAAGGGAACACTCGGCAGGGCTAAACTGTGGACGTTGGGATTATATATTTAGTTACTTAAAGAAACTTCGAGAAAAGGAAGAGATGATTTTACCGGATCGTTCACAAGTTACGATGACCGTTCCGTTCATGAGGAAGTATTCCTTACTCACGATTCAAACTTGTCACCGACGTCTAGCTCCAGCCATGGGCGGAATGGCTGCGCAGATTCCTGTGAAAAATGACGAGAGAAAAAATGAAGAAGCCTTTACGAAAGTAAGGGCAGATAAAGAGCGAGAAGCGATGGACGGTCATGATGGAACATGGGTGGCGCATCCTGGGCTCGTGCCAGTTGCCTATGAAGCATTCAATCGGGAGTTAAAAGACCTGCCTAATCAAATTGATACGAAAAAACAGGAGGATTTAACTGTATCAGCAGAAGAGTTAATAGAAGTACCTCAGGGTCAAATTACCGAAGAGGGTGTTCGGTTAAATATTAATGTTGGGATTCAATACATTGCTTCCTGGCTGAGCGGCCGCGGTGCAGTTCCGATTCACAACTTAATGGAAGATGCGGCTACGGCAGAAATATCAAGAGCACAATTATGGCAGTGGATTCGCCATCCAAAAGGTCAATTGCAAGATGGGCGTAAAGTGACGATGGAGCTTTATGACAAATTAAAGGAAGAAGAGCTTGAAAAAATTTGTATGGAAATAGGACATGAGGTGTACAAAGAGAGTCGCTTTGATGAAGCGGTCCAACTTTTTGACCAACTTATAAAAGAAGATGAATTCGTTGATTTTTTAACACTTCCAGGTTACGAGATTCTGACTAAATAA